Within bacterium, the genomic segment CTATTTTTAATTGCCCTAACCGCAGGTGTAGTCAATAAACAATCGCCAATCTTTCTTAATTGGATAAGGAGGATTCTTTTAGGCTCCATTTTCTCTATTGATTACCACAAAAAGCCCCAGAAGAAACCAGAAAAGATAACCCAAATTTCCCACATATGTCGTATCAACCAAGCTATGGACAAGCCAGTCGATGAGGGAGGCACAAAGACCAAATTTTAAGACAAAATGCTCTTCATTCTTAAGGGCTTTGAAACAAAACCTTATAATTGCAACCAATAGCCAGATAAACGCAGATAAACTTAATAACCCTCCCTTTACACCTATCTCCAAGAAATTGTTATGATAGTGACGGATCTGGCGATTACCCTTGTAGATTGTCTCAATGCCTGCTGGTCCTATACCAAATAAAGGATTATCTTTAATTATCTCTAATCCCTCTTTCCAGATATATATCCTTTCTAAGTTTGGAAAGTAGTTGGGATTGGATGTTTGGATTAACCTCTGGTTAATAGGAAGGATAAAGCTAAATAGCAAAAAAATCAAAAGAAAGAGTAATACCCTTTTTTCCCACAGAGACATAAATATAATAGCTATAATCACGCCAAAATATGCCCCCCTTGTAGAGGTAAGGAGGAGGAGGATAAGAAGAAAAAAGGAGATGACAGAAAAACCAATCCTCTGAACCTTTAAGGAGGCGATAAAACACATACAAATCCCAAGAGGAACAAGCATTCCACAGGCTCCCCCCAAGCTGCGATTAAAAGATAATCTCTTTTCACTTAAGTGAAATGCTTCTATTGCAAATGTATATATTGCACCTATTCCTGCTCCAATTAGGGTCAGATAGATAAGCCTCTTTGCCCATTTGCTCTCAGAGACCCCAATAGTTACAAGATAATAGACCAAAATCTTTCTTGCAATTGACTCTGTTTTAAGAAGGGAAGCCATAGGGGATTGGGAAAATAGACTCGAGAGAATAAGGGCTATAATAAAGCATAGAATGGGGAGATTAAATGGAATCCCCTTAAGCCTTTTGTAATCAAGAAAAAACAAGGGGATTAAACCAAGGATTCCAAGGCATATACTTCCTACTTGCAAGGATGTAGAGGTAGTTGCAAAAGTGCTATAGATTATCAATCCAAATAGGATTATTCTTTGAAGAGCCCTTTTCATTTCTAGCAAGAGCCTTTTTCTAAAAACCTTCTTTTTCCCTCAAGGAAAAGCCTATCTTTTAGGTGAATCTCCCTTAAGCCCTTTTTAAGTTCAATCATTGTAGAAAGCCCAGCAAAGGGAATTTCTATATCCTCAATCTTTTCAATTTTTGGGGTAAGTTCTTTAATCTCGTCTTCTCCTCAAGGTCTTTTTGGGCCTCTTCAAATGACAAAAAGGGATATAACCATATGGATAAAAAACTTTGCTTGCCAAAAGATTATGCTTTTTAAGAGAGGCTTCAAAATCTTTAAGCATTTTGAAAACCCTCTCTTTTTGAAACCCCCTTTCATACATCTCTTTATATAAATCAAGCCTTGCTCTGAGAAAATCCTTATATTTTTTAATCATTTGAAACCACGCCTGGGCCGACTTGAACGGCCAACCATCTGCTTAGAAGGCAGATGCTCTTCCATTTGAGCTACAGGCGCCTTTTAAAATTATATCATTATTGCTTTTGATTAGGCAAGTAAGGTAAAATATTTTAATGAAGGCATTAGGAATAGAGACATCAACCCCAATTGGAAGTATTGCCATTGTGAACGAAAAAAATATCATTGCATCCTCTATATTTTCCTCAAATGTTCTAAATTATGGAGAATGGCTTGGTTTAGAAATCAAGCACCTCCTTTCCATTTCAAATACATCCATTTCTGATATAGGGCTTATTGCTGTCTCATCTGGACCAGGCTCATTTAGCGGCTTAAGGACAGGCATGGCATTTGGATATGGTATATCAAAGGGTCTTAATATTCCTGTTGTCTCTGTTGCTACCCTTGATGGCCTATCCTTTCATTTTATTGAGGATGAAAGGCAGGTCTGTCCAATCATAGATGCAAAGAGAAAAAGGATTTATACAGCCTTATATAAGAAAAAGAGAAAGATTTCTGATTATATAACCTGCACAATAGATGACCTATTCCCCTTAATCAGGGAAGAAACCATTTTTCTAGGTGATGGTGCCTTGCTTTATAAAGACCTAATAAGAGAAGGCCTTGGAAACCTTGCCCATTTTGCCCTTTCTTTCAAAAATATACCCCTTTCAATAAACATTGCATTTCTTGGGGTTGAATACTTTAAAAAGGGAAAGATAAATGACGGGTGTATCTATCCATAAGCTTACCCATAATGACCTAAAAGAGGTGCTAGAGATAGAAAATTTGTCATTCAAAGACCCCTGGACAAAAGGGATGTTTGAGGAGGAAATGAAAAATGGGAATTTTTATGTGGCAAAAGAGGGAGAAAAAATTATCGGATATGGTGGATTTAGGATGATAGAAGATGAAGTATCCCTGGTTAATCTTGCCATTCATCCATTGTTCAGAAGAAGGGGTATTGGCTCTTTTCTTTTATTACATCTTATAGAAATGGCAAAGGTAAAAAAAGGAGAAATGATGTTCCTTGAGGTAAGAAGGTCAAACATTTCTGCAATCTCATTCTATCATAAGCACAATTTTAAGGAGAGAGGGGTAAGAAAGGGTTATTATGAAGATAGGGAGGATGCCATTGTAATGGCTTGTAAGCTATGAAAAGAATTTTATCGCTCTTTGCCTTCTTTATCCCCTTTATTGTCTATCTAAAAACCCTATCTCCCACCCTTACATTTGGTGATTCGGGAGACCATGTAACCTGTGGATACATCTTTGGTCTTGCCCATCCCTCTGGCTATTGCCTCTATACAATCATTACAAAGCTTGCAGCCTATATCCCAATCTCAAACATTGCAATGAGGATGGGCTTTATTACCATTACAATTTCAAGCTGTGCAATTTTTATCTCATTTCTCCTTTTAGAACATATTCTAAAACACCCCGTCCCTTCGGGACACCCCTCTAAAAGAGGGGAAGACCAATATATTGCTTTTTCCTCCTCCCTTATCTTTGCATTTTCAAGCACATTCTGGAAAATCTCAGGCTATATAAAAATTTATTCTTTATTTGTCCTCTTTGTCTCCCTATGCTTTTACATTTGCCTTATCTGGCATAGACAGAAAAAGAAGAAATATCTTTATCTCCTTGCCTTTATTTATGGATTGGCTGTTTCAAACCATAACCTCTCTGCTACCATCTTTCCCTCGTTATTCTACCTTGTCTTTACAACCGACAAAAAAATTTTTAAGCCAAAAATTCTCTTCAACCTTTTTCTCTTATTCCTCCTTGGATTTTCAATTTATCTCTATCTTCTCATAAGAGTAATAGCAAGACCAGAGATTGATTGGGGATTTCCTATTACAATGAAGGCATTTGTTGATTATATAACCATAGCAATGGCAAGGGAGAAAATGTTTGAGCAATTCTTCTTTAAGAATCTGGGTGAGCATATAGGTGTGGTGATAAGGCAATTTTCATTTTTGCTTATCCTTGCAATCCCTGGGGCGATAAGGCTTTTTAAGGAAAGGAGGCTTTTTTTCTTTATTTTTCTTACCATTATTGTCAATTCTTATTTCGGGCTTTCTGTCTATGCAAAGATTTCAGAGTTGGTTGATATGGAATCATATAACCTTCCCACATTTCTCTCTCTTTCAATTTTAATAGGCTTTGGAATGAAATATATAATTGAGCATTTTAAAAAAGTGCCATCCTTTGTTCTTATTCCATTGTTTATTGTTCCATTGTTATTTAATTACCATTCTTGCGATTTTTCAAGGTATTATTTTGCCTATGATTTTGGAAGGAATCTTTTAAAACCCCTTAAGAATAAAGCTATTCTCTTTGATAGAATTGACCTTGAGGTATTTCCTCTATGGTATTTTCAATGCGTCGAGGAGACAAGAAGGGATGTTGCCATAATCCCCATACATTTTTTACAAAGACCCTGGTTTATGGAAAAGATAATTAAAGAACACCCCTGGATTTCCTCCCCTAGGATAGAAGAAATTTTCAAAACAATGGATAAGATATGGGCTGAAAGCCGGGAGATAATGGGAATGTATGAGAAGACAATGGAGGCAATTATTCAAAGCAATCAAGACAAATTTCCCATTTATTACACATTCTTTAGAAAGGATGAGAGGATAGATACGCCATATATTGACCGAATAGAGAAGGATGGGCTTATTTACAGGCTAAAGATTGGAATCTCTTCGTCAATTCTTCCCAAGAATGCTTATAGATTTTCTTACCGCGGTGTATTTGATAAAACAAACAAAGAGGTTTGGGCAAGGGAGATAATTTATCGCTATTCATA encodes:
- the tsaB gene encoding tRNA (adenosine(37)-N6)-threonylcarbamoyltransferase complex dimerization subunit type 1 TsaB; the encoded protein is MKALGIETSTPIGSIAIVNEKNIIASSIFSSNVLNYGEWLGLEIKHLLSISNTSISDIGLIAVSSGPGSFSGLRTGMAFGYGISKGLNIPVVSVATLDGLSFHFIEDERQVCPIIDAKRKRIYTALYKKKRKISDYITCTIDDLFPLIREETIFLGDGALLYKDLIREGLGNLAHFALSFKNIPLSINIAFLGVEYFKKGKINDGCIYP
- the rimI gene encoding ribosomal protein S18-alanine N-acetyltransferase; translated protein: MTGVSIHKLTHNDLKEVLEIENLSFKDPWTKGMFEEEMKNGNFYVAKEGEKIIGYGGFRMIEDEVSLVNLAIHPLFRRRGIGSFLLLHLIEMAKVKKGEMMFLEVRRSNISAISFYHKHNFKERGVRKGYYEDREDAIVMACKL
- a CDS encoding DUF2723 domain-containing protein codes for the protein MKRILSLFAFFIPFIVYLKTLSPTLTFGDSGDHVTCGYIFGLAHPSGYCLYTIITKLAAYIPISNIAMRMGFITITISSCAIFISFLLLEHILKHPVPSGHPSKRGEDQYIAFSSSLIFAFSSTFWKISGYIKIYSLFVLFVSLCFYICLIWHRQKKKKYLYLLAFIYGLAVSNHNLSATIFPSLFYLVFTTDKKIFKPKILFNLFLLFLLGFSIYLYLLIRVIARPEIDWGFPITMKAFVDYITIAMAREKMFEQFFFKNLGEHIGVVIRQFSFLLILAIPGAIRLFKERRLFFFIFLTIIVNSYFGLSVYAKISELVDMESYNLPTFLSLSILIGFGMKYIIEHFKKVPSFVLIPLFIVPLLFNYHSCDFSRYYFAYDFGRNLLKPLKNKAILFDRIDLEVFPLWYFQCVEETRRDVAIIPIHFLQRPWFMEKIIKEHPWISSPRIEEIFKTMDKIWAESREIMGMYEKTMEAIIQSNQDKFPIYYTFFRKDERIDTPYIDRIEKDGLIYRLKIGISSSILPKNAYRFSYRGVFDKTNKEVWAREIIYRYSYYHADLGQYYLNSGKTDEAIKELEMALKFDPNNASYMGVLGATYGLAGRFKDAVSVLEKALEKEPNNEVFKEYLDMARKRL
- a CDS encoding O-antigen ligase family protein, which produces MKRALQRIILFGLIIYSTFATTSTSLQVGSICLGILGLIPLFFLDYKRLKGIPFNLPILCFIIALILSSLFSQSPMASLLKTESIARKILVYYLVTIGVSESKWAKRLIYLTLIGAGIGAIYTFAIEAFHLSEKRLSFNRSLGGACGMLVPLGICMCFIASLKVQRIGFSVISFFLLILLLLTSTRGAYFGVIIAIIFMSLWEKRVLLFLLIFLLFSFILPINQRLIQTSNPNYFPNLERIYIWKEGLEIIKDNPLFGIGPAGIETIYKGNRQIRHYHNNFLEIGVKGGLLSLSAFIWLLVAIIRFCFKALKNEEHFVLKFGLCASLIDWLVHSLVDTTYVGNLGYLFWFLLGLFVVINRENGA